Within Conexibacter woesei DSM 14684, the genomic segment ACCGGCGCGCCGGCGGCGCGAGCGCGGTCGAGCAACTGCGCGCTCGCGCGCACCGCGTCCTCCGCGTCGCATGCCAGCGGCGACGCGCGCTCGGTGAAGCCCAGACTCAGGTCGACGACCAGCAGTCCGGGCCGCATCGTCAGAACTCCCGCAGCAGCGAGCCGAAGCGGCGGAACGAGTCGTCGTAGCCGTTCGCCCGCAGCGCGTGCCACATCGTCGCCGCGTTGATCGCCAGGACGCGCTTGCCGAGCCAGCGCTCGGCCTCGTCCGCGAGACGCACCATCGACAGGTTCGTGCCGACCTGGACGATCGCGTCGACGCGCGGGTCGTCGAGCTCCCGCAGCACGTCGACCAGCTCGCGCTCGCTGACGTGCGCGATCGCGGTCGCCGACGGGCAGCGCAGACCCTTGAACGCGTGCACGCGGAAGCCGGACTCCTCGAAGAAGCGCGTGACGTTCTCGTCGGCGATCGGCTGGTACGGGGAGATCACCGCGATCCGCTCCGCACCGAACCGCCGCAGCGCCTCGCGGCAGGCCGTCGCGCCGGTCGTGACGTCGAGCCCGGTCGCCTCCCGCACGCGCCGCTCGAAGCGCTCGTTGCCTGCCGTGCCGCCCCAGAACGTCTCGGCGGACATGCCCATGACCATGTAGTCGGGCTCGCACGTGAGCACGTCGCGGATCGCCACGCCGAGCGAGGCGCGGATCTGCTCCAGCAGCGCCTCGAAGTCGTCGTCGGAGCCGAGCGACCCGTCGGCGATGTGCATCCGCCCCGCGTGGAACGTGATCCCCGCGGGCCGGATGTCGTTGTAGTCGTGCTCGACGACGGTGTTCGTCGACGGGACGATCGTCGCGAACTTCGCCCGCCAGGCGGCCGCGTCAGGCATTGGCGGGCACCGCGACCGCGGCGATCGCTTCGAGCGCCGCCCCGCGGCCCTCCCGGATCGCCTGTTCGAGCCCGCGCGGCGCGACGCAGTCGCCGATCATCTGGACCGGCCGTCCGGCGTCGAACAGGGCGCGCGCGTCGGCGGGCAGGCTCGTGCGCCGGCGGCCCGAGCTGACGACCCAGTCGACGTCGTCCAGCTCGATCCGCTCACGCAGCCCCCAGTGGTCGATCACGACGCGGTTGCCGCTCGACGGCAGCACCGCCGCCGGCGCGTAGACGGGCGTGCCGTGCGCGGCCAGCAGCTTGCTGAAGAAGTGCTCGAACGGCTGGTCCATCGCCGCCGTCAGCGACCCGAAGCTGGAGACGATGCGGAGGTCCGCGCCGGCCGTCAGCAGATGATGCGCCAGCGTCAGCGCGGCGTGGTCGTTGCGCTCGCTGTGCACGAGCACGATGCGGCGGCCGCGGACGTCGTGCGCCGCCAGCTCGGCAAGGCTGCCGCGGTAGAGCGGCCCGTCGTACGGCAGGTCGGGCTCGAGCGAGCGGTCGTGCCAGGGGCTGGCGTCACGCCGGGCGCCGGTCGCGACCACGACGGCGTCGTGCTCGTCGAGCAGCGGCTCGAGCGCGTCGACCTCGGCGCGCAGCCGCACGTCGACGCCCGCCTCCGCGATCCGCTCCTCGTAGAACTCGACCATCCCGGCGAACTCTGCCTTGACCGGGAAGCGGCTGGCGGCCAGCAGCATGCCGCCGACGCGCTGGCCGCCCTCGTACAGGGTCACCTCGGCGCCCTGCTCCGCCGCGGTGACAGCCGCCTCCAGGCCCGCCGGGCCGCCCCCGACGATCGCGATCCGCCGACCGGCGCCGGGGACGTCGGGCTCGGGCAGGTCCTCCAGCGCGGCGCGCGGGTTCACGCCGCAGCGCAGCGGGACGTTGAGGTGGATGCGCGTGGCGCAGACGTTGAGCCCGATGCACGGCCGCGTCCCGTGCAGGTCGCCGGCCTCGATCCGCTTGGGCAAGTCGGGGTCGGCGATCAGCGCGCGCAGCATGCCGACCAGGTCGGCCGCGCCGGACGCGAGCAGCTCCTCGCCGATGCGCGGGTGGTTGATCCGCCCGACCGTGATCACGGGGACGTCGACCTGCGCCGTGATCCGCTCCGAGTAGCCGGCCGGCTTGCCCTGCGGCACGTAGACGGACGGGATCAGCTCCTCGTAGGACTCGTGCGTGCCGTTGCTGACCGAGAGGTAGTCGATCAGGCCCGTCGCGTCGAGCCGGCGCGCGACCTCGACGGCCTCGTCGAGACCGAAGCCGCCGGGCATCCGCTCGACCGCGCAATGGCGGTAGCCGACGACGAAGTCCGGGCCCGTCGCGGCTCGCACCGCCGCGAGGATCTCGATCGCGAAGCGCAGCCGGTTCGCCAGCGACCCCCCGTACTCGTCGGTGCGCCGGTTCGTCAGCGGCGAGATGAACTGCTGGATCAGGTAGCCGTGGCTCCCGTGGATCTCGACGCCGTCGAAGCCGGCGCGCTGGTAGTTGACCGCGCCCGACACGAACGACTCGACGACCTCGGCGATCTCGCGCTGCGTCATCGCATGCGCGATCAGGTCGGAGAGCATCCCGCGGCCTTCGGACGGCGCCCACATCGGCAGCTCGGTGAAGTAGTCGGTCGCGGACTGCCCGCCGCAGTGGTAGAGCTGACCGATCACGACGCTGCCGTGCGCCTTGATCGCCTCGACCTGGTGCGCGAAGAGATCGAGCACCGCCGGGTCGCTGGGGTTCGGGTCCGGCATCTCCTCGAACGCGCCGCTGGTCGGGTGCACGCCGGCGCCGCCGGTGATGAGGAGCCCGACGCCGCCCTCGGCGCGCCGCGCCAGGTACGCCGTCTGCCGCTCCGACGGCGCCCGGTTCGCCGCGAGCACGTCGGTGTGGCCCGTCATGACGATGCGGTTGCGCAGCGTGAGGCCGGGCTTGAGCTCGAGCGGCGCCAGCAGTCGTTCATAGCGCTCAGGTGACATTTCTGCGTTCCCTCCGGCCGTTGCGTCATTGCTATCCCGCTGAGCGGGATCGCATCCCGTTGATTGGGCATAGTAGTCTTCGCCCTCGACAGATGTCAACCAGGCAGACATCAGACGCGCCGGCGGCGGCGCAGGGCACGGTGGCGCGCACGGTGCGCCTGATCCAGTGCATCGCGCAGACGGACGACGCCGTGTCCGTGGGCCAGCTGACAGCGCAGATGGACCTGCCGTCGAGCACCGTCCACCGGCTGCTGCAGCTGCTGAAGCGCGACGGGATCGTCGAGTCGGACCCGGTCGCGCGCACCTATCGCGTCGGACCGGAGCTGCATCGCCTGGCAGCGCTGATCGTCGCTCGCAGCAGCACCGCGTCGCTCGCGCTGCCGATCATGGAGCGGGTCGTCGCGGCCTGTGGCGAGACCTGCCTGCTCGCCGTCTACGACCCCGACACCCGCAAGACGATGTTCGTCGAGCAGGTGCAGTCCCACCACCCCCTGCGCTTCGAGGTCGCCGGCAACGTGCCGCTGCCGCCGACATGGGGCAGCTCGGGTCGCGTGATCCTGGCCGAGCTGCCCGACGACGAGCTGCAGGCGGTGCTCGCGGATCCGCAGCCGTCGCCGGTCGGCGGGCAGCAGCTCGGAGATCCGGCGGAGTTCGCGAAGGAGCTGCGCAAGGTGCGCGCCCGCGGTCACGACCTGACCAGAGGCGAGCTGCTCGCCGACTCCGTCGGCATCGCCGCGCCGGTCTTCCAGCGCGGCCGCGGCGTGATCGGCAGCCTCACGATCGCGATCCCGAGCGTCCGCTACCAGCCCGCGCAGCGGGCGAGCCTGATCCAGCTCGTCGGCGACGCCGCCGACGAGCTGTCGAGGCTGCTGGGTCACGAGCGCTCGGCCTGACGTTCGCGCTCAGATCACCCCCTCGCGACGCAGCTCGCCGCGCACGCCGGCCGCGAGGCCGAGCAGCCCCCCGTACACCTCGTCGTTGTGCTCGCCGTGCTCCCATGACGCGGACCAGCGCACGCCGCCGGGGGTGCGCGACAGCTTCGGCACGACGCCCGGTCCGACGTACTCGCCGAACTCCGGGTCGTCGTGGCGCAGGAGCATGTCGCGCGCGGCGAACTGCGGATCCGCGGCGATGTCGGCGATGCTGTAGACCGGGCCGCAGACGACGCCGCCGTCGTCGAGCAGCGCGTCGAGCGCCGCGGCGTCGTAGTCCTCCGCCCAGTCCGCGATGATCCCGTCGAGCTCCTCCTGGTTGGCGCCGCGCGCGAGGTGCGTGTCGAAGCGCTCGTCGGTCGCCAGCTCCGGCCGCCCCATCGCGTCCGCCAGCCGGCGGAAGAGCGTGTCCTGGTTGGCGGCGATGATCATCCACTTGCCGTCGCGGGTGCGGAAGATGTTCGACGGCGCGACGCCCTTGAGGCTCGTCCCGTTCGGCTCGCGCACGATCCCGAGCCGGTCGTACTCCGGAAGGGCGCCCTCCATCAACGCGAAGCACGCCTCGACCAGCGAGACGTCGACCACCTGACCGATCCCGTCGCCGCGCGCCTGGCGCTCGTACAGCGCGAGCAGGATCCCGTACGCGGCGAAGATGCCGGCGAGCGAGTCGCCGAGCGAGATCGCCGAGCGCGGCGGCGCCTCGCCGGGGAAGCCGGAGATGTAGCGCAGGCCGCCCATCGCCTCGGCGACCGACGCGTAGCCCGGGCGGCCGGCGTAGGGACCGGTCTGGCCGTAGCCCGAGACGCGGCAGAGGACGACCCCCGGGTTGACGGCGGCCAGCTGCTCGTATCCGAGGTTCCAGCGCTCGAGCGTTCCGGGACGGAAGTTCTCGAGCACGACGTCGCTCTGCTGCACCAGCTCCAGCATCAGCTCCTGCCCGCGGTGCTCACGCAGGTTGAGCGTGACGAACTTCTTGTTGCGCGACTGGACCGGCCACCACAGCGAGCGGCCCCTGTAACGGGCGTGCCCCCACTCGCGCAGCGGGTCGGGGCGCTCCGGAGCCTCGATCTTCAGGACCTCGGCGCCCATCTCGGCGAGCAGGCGCCCGGCGTACGGACCCGCGAGGAGCTGCCCCAGTTCGAGCACGCGCAGGCCGGCGAGCGGGCCGGGTGTTGGTTTGACATCAGAAAGCTGCATGCGTATGGTCATACCATACGAATGAAGCCTACGTCCAACGATTTCCAACAACCCGCCGGCGTCGAGATCTGCGAGGTCGGCCCGCGCGACGGGCTCCAGAACCATCCGACGCTCCTCGGCGTTCGTGACCGCATCGAGCTGGTCGAGCGCCTCTCCCGCACCGGCGTGCCGCGGCTGGAGACGACCTCGTTCGTGAACGAGCGGCGCGTCCCGGCGATGGCAGGCGCCGACGAGGTGGCGAAGGGCCTCGCCCGCTCGCCCGGCCTCCGCCGCGCCGCGCTCGTGCTCAACGAGCGCGGCTACGAGCGGCTCGCCGCCGCGGACCTCGACGAGGTGCACGTCGCGTTCGCCGCGAGCGAGGAGCTCAACCGCCGCAACCAGAACGCCTCCCCCGCGCAGTCGTGCGCGGCCGCGCTCGCGATCGTCGAGCGCGCGCACGCGGACGGGCGCAGCGCCAGCGTCACGATCGCGGCGGCGTTCGGATGCCCGTTCGAGGGCGTCGTCGACCCGGGCGTCGTGCTCGACTACGCCGCCCGCGTGATCGACGGCGGCGCCGACGAGGTCGTCTTCGCCGACACGATCGGCGTCGGCGTGCCGGCGCAGGTCCGCCGGCTGGTGGCCGGCGGACGCGCATGCGGCGGGCGCGTCGGCGTGCACCTGCACAACACGCGCAACACCGGCTACGCGAACGCGTACGCCGCGCTCGAAGCGGGCGCGCAGCTGCTGGACGCCTCGATCGGCGGGCTCGGCGGCTGCCCATTCTCACCCGGCGCGACCGGCAACATCGCGACCGAGGACCTCGTGTACCTGCTGCACGGCGAAGGGGTCTCGACCGGGATCGACCTCGACGCGCTGATCGAGGTCTCGATCTGGCTCGAGGGCGTTCTCGGCACGGACCTGCCGGGCCAGCTGCACCGCGCCGGCGGCTTCCCGCCGCCGGTCATGACCACCGCAAGCAGAGGAAGCAAGAGATGAGCACGGAGAGCCAGAAGCTCGAGGGCAAGGTCGCGATCATCACCGGGGCGGGCCAGGGGATCGGGTTGGCGATCGCGCGCCGCTACGCGCGGGAGGGCGCCAAGGTGGTGCTCGCCGACATCAACGCCGAGCGCGTGGAAGCCGCCGCGGACGCGATCGCGTCCGAGGGCTACGATGCGCTTGCCGTCCCGACCGACGTCGCCAGCAGCGACGAGGTCGACCGGCTCTTCGACAGGACGCTCGAGACGTTCGACGACGTCGACATCATGGTCAACAACGCCGCCTACACGGCCGATGCGATCCGCCACGTGCTGGAGGCCGACGAGGCATGGTGGGACCGCATGATCGACGTCAACCTCAAGGGCCACTTCCTCTGCTCGCTGCGGGCCGCGCGCATCATGGCGCCCAAGCGCTCCGGCGTGATCATCGCGACGTCGAGCGGCGGCGCGACGAAGTCACATCGCGGGATGGTGCCCTACGACGCGTCCAAGGGCGGGATCGAGGCGCTCGCGCGGGCGCTCGCGCTCGACCTCGCGCCGTACGGCATCCGCGTCGTCACGCTCGTCCCCGGGCTGATCGCACCGAACCGCACCGACGTGCCGCAGGAGCTGCTCGACGCCACCGACGCGACGGTGCCGCTCCAGCGCGCCGGCCTGCCCGAGGACCTCGCCGGTCCCGCCGTCTTCCTCGCATCCGACGACGCGGCGTACGTGACGGGCGCCAAGCTCGTGGTCGACGGCGGCGTGCTCGCGCAGCAGCGCTCGCCGCAGGTCGAGCGCTTCCCCGTCTCGAGCTTTCCGGTCGTTCCGGAGCGCGAAGCGGCGTGAGCGACGTGACGCCACGCGCCGTCGTCGTCCTCGCGCACCCCGAGCCGGACGCGTCGTTCAACGCCCACCTCGCGCGGCTGACCGCACGCACGCTCGTGGAGCGCGGCTACGAGGTCGAGACGTCGGACCTCTACGCGACCGGCTTCGATCCGCTCGAAGCGCCGGAGCACTACGCCGTCCGCCACGACCCGGACTGCTTCCGGCCCCAGACCGAGCAGCGCCACGCCGCCGACGCGGGACGGGCGCCGGACGACGTGCAGGCGGAGATCGACAAGCTCGACCGCGCCGACCTTCTCGTGCTCCAGTACCCGATGTGGTGGTACCAGCCGCCGGCGATCCTGAAGGGCTGGCTGGACCGCGTCCTCACGTACGGCGGGACCTACACGAGCAGGATGCGCTACGACCGCGGGCGCTACCGTGGCCGCCGCGCGCTGCTGTCGGTGACGACCGGCGGGCCGCAGGAGACGTTCGCGTACAACGGCCGCAACGGCGACATCGACCTGCTGCTGTGGCCGATGTGCTTCTCGTTGTACTTCGTCGGCTACGCGGTGCTGCCGCCGTTCGTGGCGTTCGGCGTCGAGTCCGGCGTCCTCTACTCCGACGCCGACGCCGTGCGGGCGCGGCTTGCCGGACACGAGGCCGCGCTCGTCGAGCGGCTGAGGACGATCGAGGCGACCGAGCCGATGGCGTTCAGCGGCTGGGAGGACTGGGACGAGGACGGCCGCCTGATCCCGGGCGCGCCCGGCCACACGCAGTTCATGCGCGCCCGTCCGTAGGCGCGCCGCCCGGCTCTCCGAGCGCCAGCGACCGGCCGGCGCCGATGCGGCGGCCGACAGCGTGCGTGCGCTCTGACCCCGTGCCGTCGGTGACCGCGACGACGTCCAGCTCCAGCTCGCCGCGCGAGACCGTCAGCTCGACGTCTCCCGCGTCGCCGACCGCGATCGTGCCCCAGGCGGTTCCGGCGACGAACGGGAAGCGCCCTGCGCGGCCGCGCAGGGCGATGCGGCGGGCGAGCGCGTCGTAGCGGAAGCCGGTCAGCGCCTCCAGCACAGACCAGCCGGACATCGCGCGGGCGTAGTGGTCGCCGCACTCGATCTCGTTGTAGGGGTTGCGCCGCGTGCCGTCGTGCCGGCGGCGAACCGCCTCGACCAGCGCCAGCCCCTCGTCCTCCAGCCCCTCGTCGATGCAGTGCGCGGCGACGGCGTACTCGACGCCGCTCCAGACCTCGTCGCAGTACCGCAGCGGGACGTCCGGCCGGCCGCCGCGCGGCCACGAGCAGACGACGAGCCCGCTGTCCTCGCCGTCGGCGAAGACCCGGTGGCCGGGCGGCTGCTCGTCCGCGACGCGCGCGCCGAAGCCCTCTCGCAGATTGTGGGCGACGATCGCGCGCAACGCGCTGCGGACGCGCTCGGGGTCGAGCAGGTGCCCGAGCTCCAGCTGGTGCGCCCACCACTGGCCCAGCAGCTGGTCCGACAGGCAGCCGTCGCCGAAGTCGTGCGGCTCGCCGGTCACCGGCTGCGCGTAGTACTCGCCGTTGAACAGCTTCTCGTAGCCGCCGCGCGCCTGCTCGAAGCGGACGCGGTAGCCGGCCGCGCCGGCGACCCCGAGCCGCAGCGCGATCTCCTCCATCGACCGCAGCGCCGCCAGCCAGAGGCCGCCGATGAGCAGATTCGGTCCGTGCAGTGCGATGTCGTACGTGCACGGCTGCTCGCCGCGCAGCACGCCGTCGCCCGCGCTGTTCCAGGTGCGGTCGACGTGGTCCATCAGCCGCACCAGCGCGTCCCAGCGGTCGGCGAGCCACGCTTCGCCGCCGCCCTGCCGCGCCTCGCGATAGGTCTTCAGGACCGCGCCGAGCATCCCGTCGAGCGCCGGCGCAGCCGGCCCGCCGATCGCGACCCCGTGCAGCTGGGGCAGCCACAGCGGCAGCACGACGCGGTGCGGCAGCGAGCCGTCGTCGCCGAGGACGTGGTCGAGCTCGACCTCGCGCATCGTCCGCGCCAAGCGGGGGAACAGCCGCGAGAGCGCCTGCTCGTAGTTGTAGACGTGCGTGCACGTGAGCGGGCAGGAGCCGCCCCAGTCGCCGTTCCAGTTCGTCGTCGACGCGCCGAGGCCGCCCTCGAAGCCGTAGCAGCGGCCGTCGCCGGTGACCATCAGCGTCGGCGACCGGATCAGCGACGCCTGCACGTCGAGCAGCTCCCGCACCGGCTGCGGCAGCGTGGCCGTCGCGGTCGACTGCGCCCACGCACGCGACGCCGCCAGCAGCTCGTCGCGTTCGCGCGCGTGGTGGCCGAGCACTTGCAGCACGCCGCGGTGCCGCTCGGCGTAGGCGTTGCCGAGCCACAGCCGGTGGCGGTTCAGGCCGCGCTCGGGGCCGAACTGGTCGAAGTCCGCGAGCCGGTTCGGCAACCACCAGGCGTGCACGACCTCGATCGTCGTCTCCTCCCCGGGCGCCAGCGCGAACGGCAGCGCGAGCCCGCCGCCCCAGGTCGTCCCGGCCGGGCTCGCGCCGACCGGCCCCGGCGGCGGCTGGTGGTCGCGCACCGCCGCGCGCACCGCCTCCGGCGAGAAGTCGCCCCGCTGGCTCGGCGCGAGCAGCTTCAGCGTCTGCGCGATGCGCAGCGCGTCGGCGACATCGGCGAAGCGCGGCAGCGGGACGCACGGCGCCGTCGAGGACAGCGCCATCTCGCCGAAGCGCGGGTCGTCCTCCGCGAGCGACGGGTTGTCCATCACGACCGCGGTCCGCTCGCCATCGCGCACGATCCGGTTGACGTTGCCGCCGAGCACGCTGCAGCGCCCGTCGCGGAACTCCGTCAGCCCGTCCCAGCCGATCAGGTTCGGCAGCGTCGCGAGCAGCCAGCCGTGCAGCTGCTCCGTGCCGCTGTTGCGCAACCGCGCACTGAAGACGACGAGCGGCAGGCCGCTGTCGGCGTCGTCCAACGGGACGAACGGCGTGTGCGCCTCCAGCTCGACCGCCAGCGGAAGCTCGGGGTCGTCGAACGCCACGCGCGCGAACGGGTAGGCGACCGACAGCGCGCTGCTCGCCATCGGCGGCCAGACGGCGAGCGGATCGGTCAGCCCGTCCGGAACGTGGTCGTCGTCCACGCACGGCGCGGGGTCTGCGGCAGCCGGCGGCGGCGCGGTCTGCAGGACCCGGCGCACGTCGGCCGGCGGCTCGATGCAGCAGGCGCGCACGGCGAACAGCGCGCCGGGCGCGAACGCGGTGTGATTCGGCCGGCCGTGGAGCTGCCACTGGCGCAGCGAGCCGTCGCCGTGCAGCGCGACGTGGCCCGCGCCGACGCCGCCGAGCGGCAGCGCCGTGGCGCGGCGCGCGTCGCCCGCGAAGCGGGAGTTGGTCGGCTCGTCGGTCACTGCGCCTCCTCCTAGATCCACCATGTCTCGGCCGTCTGCTCGGACCACGCGCTGCGCGCGACTGCCCGCACCCACGCGGCGCGCGGCTGCGCGCCGTCGAGCCGGCACCCCACACGCACCGGGAGCACCTCGCCGGGCGCCAGCTCCAGCTCCAGCTCGTCGCGCTCCAGCACGACGCCGGACGCACACAGCGACACGTGCACGCTGCTCGCGTCGCGGCCGCGGTTGGCGACAGCCGCGATCAGCTCCTCGCCGCTGCCGCCCGCCAGCGTCAGCTCGAGCGCGTCGGCGAAGTCGACGACGACCGCCAGCGTCGCGCCGGCGACCGGTGCCACCGGCAGCTCGACGGCCAGCTCCTCCCAGGCGACGCGCACGGTGCCCTCGCTCAGCCGCGGAAGCTGCTCGGCGACGAGCACGCCGCGCTCGTTCACGGCGCCGTCGATCGACGTCTCGCCGAGCGCGAGCGAGACGTGCGCCGCGACCGGCTCTCCGCGCAGCATCGCCTTGACCTTCACGCGCGGGCGCGCGGAGATCGCCGCGAGGCCCGACAGCCATGCGCCGTTGTGGAGGATCCAGTCCTCGTTCGTCAGATGGGCCGGCCGGTCGGCGAGGTCGTCGAGGTGCACGAGCTGGAACTGCGGCGTCGCCGAGAAGCCGTTGGCGATCGATCCGGCGATCCCGCTCAGGACCTCGACCGCGTGCTCGCCGACGCCGGCGATCATCGACACGCCGCGGTGCCCTCCCTCGCCGTCGGGGACGCCGGCGTTGGCGCCGGCGATCCATTGCAGCTGACGCACCGCGAGCGCTTCGAGCGCCGGGTCCTGGAGCTGGCGGGCGAGCACCATGCAGGTGCGCGCCATCCGCGCGTACGCGCCGTTGAAGCCGTGCCACGCCGGGCCGAAGAAGCGGACCTCGCCCTCGCAGTCGCCGAGCGGCAGGATCGAGAACGGCGACAGCGCGCACGCCGGCTTCAGGTAGCCCTCGGCGTAGCGCCGCAGCAGCGCGCGCCAGCGGTCGGCGTCCGCGTCGTCGGGGAACAGGTCGAGCAGCGCGGCGACGCCGCTCAGCTCGTCGGGCAGGACCGCGCCGCAGTTGTAGCCCCAGCCGACGTGCTCCCAGGCGCGTTGCGCGAGCGTCCCGTGCGCCCACGCGCGGAAGTGCCCGTACAGGCCGTGGGTGTGCTCGCTCGGATCGAGGCGCTGACGCTCCGCCACCGCGGCCGCGTAGGCGATCGCCGCCCGGCGATAGCGCAGGTCGTTCGTCCCGCGGTACAGCTCCGCGCCCGCGGCCACGAGCACCAGCAGGTCGCGCGTGCGCAGCTCGGCCGGCGGGAGCCACGGCGGGTACTGCCCGAAGATCGCGCGCGTCGCGGCGATCTCGTCGCGCACCGCGTCGGCCGGCCGTTCGGCGCGCTCAGTGCACCACGCCCAGCCACGCTTGGCCGCCTCCAACGGCGGACCGGCGGCGAGCGTCTGCGACGCGCGCGCCAGCGCGAGCGTCGCGAGCGCGCAGAGGTGCCAGACGGTGTGCTCGCGCGCGATGTAGTGCTCGTTCATGAACGAGCCGTCGTCGCGCTGGCAGGCGGTCAGGTACTCCGCGCCGTGCGCGAGATGCGCGCGCAGGCGCTCGGCCTCGAGCGCCGGCAGCGCCGCGCCGAACGTCTCCAGCGCGTCCGCGAGCCCGAGCACCATCACGGCGTGGCTCTCGACGCCGCGCCCGTCGAACGCGCAGTCCTGCCAGCCGAGCTTGCCGCCGACGCGTGCGTCGAGGTTGTCGGCCGAGCACAGCAGCAGCGTCGCGGCGACGAGCGCGTCGGCGGCGATCTCCAGTGTCGCGTGGGAGCTGCCGAGCGTCAGGCGGTAGCGGCCGGGCTCGCGCAGCGCGCCGAGGTCGGCCGTCCACCACCTGGTGCCCCACAGCTCGCCCCACGGCGTGACCGTCAGCTCGGCGAGCGGGCCGTCCCCGGAGCGCTCCTCGCGCGACACGACGAGCGGCCCCGGGTCGACGCCGGGCGCGTCGCCCGCGTCCGCGCGGACGACCACGACCTTCGGGTCCTCCGGGCGCAGGCCGAGCTGGGAGACGAGCAGGGACGCCACGCTCAGCCCTTGATCCCGGACATCTTCACGCCCTCGACGATCCGTCGCTGCAACACGACGAACAGCACGATCGTCGGCACCGACGCGATCACGGCGGCCGCCATCAGCAGGTTCCACTTGACGGTGTACTGGCCCTGGAACTGAATCAGCCCGATCGGCACGGTCCACATGTCGGAGGAGTTGGTCACGATCAGCGGCCAGAGGAAGCGGTCCCAGTTGCCGATGAAGTAGATGATGCCGAGCGCCGAGAGCATCGGATACGAGGTCGGCAGCACGATCCGGAAGAACGTCTGGAGCGGTCCGAGCCCGTCGATCGTCGCCGCCTCGCGCAGCTCCTTCGGGAAGCTCATGTAGTACTGCCGCATCAGGAAGATCCCGAACGCGTGCGGGATCCACGGCACGATCATGCCCTGGTAGGTGTCGATCCAGCCGAGCTCCTTCGTCAGCTGCAGCAGCGGGACGATCAGCGAGTAGAACGGCACCATCATCGTCGTCAGGATCAGCATGAAGACGACGTTGCGACCGCGGAAGCGCAGGCAGGCGAGCGCGTACCCTGCCATCGCGTGCAGGATCAGCGCGACGGCCGTCACCGTCACGGCGACGATCAGCGAGTTGAGCATGTAGCGCGCGAACGCGACCTCGCTGAAGACGTCGAGGTAGTTGCTCCACTGCGGGTCGGCCGGCAGCAGTCTCGGCGGGTACTGCAGCACCTCCGCGTTCGTCTTCAGCGACGCCGACAGCATCCACGCGAACGGGAAGAACATCACGAACGCGATCACCGTCATCGTCACGCGCACGAGCCAGATGCGCGAGGTCGCGCTACTCATCGCGCAGCCCTCCCTTGAAGACCCGCAGCTGCACGAGCGTGACGACCATGATGATCACGAACAGGACGACGGAGGCGGCCGAGGCCGGGCCCATCTTCAGGTATCTCAGCGCCTGGTCGTAGATGTAGTAGACCTGGACGTAGGTTGCGTGGTCCGGGCCGCCCTTGGTCATCACGAAGATCTGGTCGAAGTCCTGCAGCGCCGTGATGACGCTCATGACGGTGACGAACAGGATCGTCGGACGCAGCAGCGGCAGCGTGATGCTGCGGAAGCGCCG encodes:
- a CDS encoding carbohydrate ABC transporter permease, whose product is MSSATSRIWLVRVTMTVIAFVMFFPFAWMLSASLKTNAEVLQYPPRLLPADPQWSNYLDVFSEVAFARYMLNSLIVAVTVTAVALILHAMAGYALACLRFRGRNVVFMLILTTMMVPFYSLIVPLLQLTKELGWIDTYQGMIVPWIPHAFGIFLMRQYYMSFPKELREAATIDGLGPLQTFFRIVLPTSYPMLSALGIIYFIGNWDRFLWPLIVTNSSDMWTVPIGLIQFQGQYTVKWNLLMAAAVIASVPTIVLFVVLQRRIVEGVKMSGIKG
- a CDS encoding glycoside hydrolase family 9 protein encodes the protein MASLLVSQLGLRPEDPKVVVVRADAGDAPGVDPGPLVVSREERSGDGPLAELTVTPWGELWGTRWWTADLGALREPGRYRLTLGSSHATLEIAADALVAATLLLCSADNLDARVGGKLGWQDCAFDGRGVESHAVMVLGLADALETFGAALPALEAERLRAHLAHGAEYLTACQRDDGSFMNEHYIAREHTVWHLCALATLALARASQTLAAGPPLEAAKRGWAWCTERAERPADAVRDEIAATRAIFGQYPPWLPPAELRTRDLLVLVAAGAELYRGTNDLRYRRAAIAYAAAVAERQRLDPSEHTHGLYGHFRAWAHGTLAQRAWEHVGWGYNCGAVLPDELSGVAALLDLFPDDADADRWRALLRRYAEGYLKPACALSPFSILPLGDCEGEVRFFGPAWHGFNGAYARMARTCMVLARQLQDPALEALAVRQLQWIAGANAGVPDGEGGHRGVSMIAGVGEHAVEVLSGIAGSIANGFSATPQFQLVHLDDLADRPAHLTNEDWILHNGAWLSGLAAISARPRVKVKAMLRGEPVAAHVSLALGETSIDGAVNERGVLVAEQLPRLSEGTVRVAWEELAVELPVAPVAGATLAVVVDFADALELTLAGGSGEELIAAVANRGRDASSVHVSLCASGVVLERDELELELAPGEVLPVRVGCRLDGAQPRAAWVRAVARSAWSEQTAETWWI
- a CDS encoding GH116 family glycosyl hydrolase — protein: MTDEPTNSRFAGDARRATALPLGGVGAGHVALHGDGSLRQWQLHGRPNHTAFAPGALFAVRACCIEPPADVRRVLQTAPPPAAADPAPCVDDDHVPDGLTDPLAVWPPMASSALSVAYPFARVAFDDPELPLAVELEAHTPFVPLDDADSGLPLVVFSARLRNSGTEQLHGWLLATLPNLIGWDGLTEFRDGRCSVLGGNVNRIVRDGERTAVVMDNPSLAEDDPRFGEMALSSTAPCVPLPRFADVADALRIAQTLKLLAPSQRGDFSPEAVRAAVRDHQPPPGPVGASPAGTTWGGGLALPFALAPGEETTIEVVHAWWLPNRLADFDQFGPERGLNRHRLWLGNAYAERHRGVLQVLGHHARERDELLAASRAWAQSTATATLPQPVRELLDVQASLIRSPTLMVTGDGRCYGFEGGLGASTTNWNGDWGGSCPLTCTHVYNYEQALSRLFPRLARTMREVELDHVLGDDGSLPHRVVLPLWLPQLHGVAIGGPAAPALDGMLGAVLKTYREARQGGGEAWLADRWDALVRLMDHVDRTWNSAGDGVLRGEQPCTYDIALHGPNLLIGGLWLAALRSMEEIALRLGVAGAAGYRVRFEQARGGYEKLFNGEYYAQPVTGEPHDFGDGCLSDQLLGQWWAHQLELGHLLDPERVRSALRAIVAHNLREGFGARVADEQPPGHRVFADGEDSGLVVCSWPRGGRPDVPLRYCDEVWSGVEYAVAAHCIDEGLEDEGLALVEAVRRRHDGTRRNPYNEIECGDHYARAMSGWSVLEALTGFRYDALARRIALRGRAGRFPFVAGTAWGTIAVGDAGDVELTVSRGELELDVVAVTDGTGSERTHAVGRRIGAGRSLALGEPGGAPTDGRA
- a CDS encoding NAD(P)H-dependent oxidoreductase; this translates as MSDVTPRAVVVLAHPEPDASFNAHLARLTARTLVERGYEVETSDLYATGFDPLEAPEHYAVRHDPDCFRPQTEQRHAADAGRAPDDVQAEIDKLDRADLLVLQYPMWWYQPPAILKGWLDRVLTYGGTYTSRMRYDRGRYRGRRALLSVTTGGPQETFAYNGRNGDIDLLLWPMCFSLYFVGYAVLPPFVAFGVESGVLYSDADAVRARLAGHEAALVERLRTIEATEPMAFSGWEDWDEDGRLIPGAPGHTQFMRARP